AAACTGCCTGTACTATATGTGATGTTCTGATGGCCTAAGACATTCCGGCCAGAAAActcattttttttccaatttttactctccttttttttttccaggaactCTTACGTTATTTAGTACGACCACCATCCATTGACTTTCCATTTGAAatcacaacaaatattttggatGCAATTTTGATGTCCGATAAGTTTGATTACAAACATCTAGCAGCAAAGGAAGCTAGATATTTAATTGCATTTACTGCAGCATTATTGGAGATAAATGCAAATTTTGACATGAAGAATGAAGTTGTAGCGTTTGTAATAACACATTTTACTTCAAATGTATGTAATGAAGGCACAGAATTTCTTCAACAACTTTGGCAGAAAAGAAGTAAGATTAATAATATTTTCCAGTTGAATCACTTCTTAAGAATAGTTGAAGGAAATATTAATGTCAGGATGTTTATTGTATTGCAGACAACATTAGGCTCTCACTTGAAAACATAGAAAATCTGGCTGTGAATCTCCCACTGTGTGTAGAGAGAACCATTGTAAATCTGTGTCAAGAAACTTTGATACTAGATGAGAGAGAATTTTCTGTCCTTCAAAACCAACTGGAAAAAATAGAAGTGTCTTCTCTTATTGATTTGTGCTCAAAATCGCCATCTGTTTTTAAGCTATCAGCATGCATCCTTCATGAGCTTTTGGTTTTGTCCAGAGCCCATTCTAGAATGTTGTGTATCATCTCACAATTCGTAAGGGCTGTCCTGCACCGGAAGAAAGGTAGTATAATTGAACTGTTCCCACCAGAATATCGAATGTTGGCAGTGATGATGAGTGTGGACCCAGATTTACATCCAAAGGATAACCAAGATAAAAACTTTAATAAGACAGTCACAGtttctgaaataaaaaagaaaatggtggaAGACAAGCGAGCTGTTGCAATGCTTATCTCATATTTTCCTAAGTGGCTATATGTGCTTCTTGAATTATACAGCATCAGGGATGGTACCTCTATAGCAGACAAGATCTGTTGGTTGCATTTATTGGACTGCATGTAAGTAACAGGCCCGTATTAACACAGGATTTCCTAGACAGTGTAATAACACTTAAAGCATAGTTCTGTTTGTTTATTGTGAAATGTAAAGCACAAAAATTAGTACtttgtgtttgtatttttcttgttttgatatttgttgCAAATGATACTCATTATTTCTTCTAAAATCTATGGTGATGCTTGTAATAAAGTACATGTTTCTGTATGCTTCTTCACCATATTGTAGTTTTAATGTTTGAAAAGTTGCAGTCACCACTTTCCAGCTGGACATTGATTAGGACAAGGCGAAACCATATGAAACAAAGGTGGGGATGTAGGGGAAGGTTCAATAGCTTTACAACTTATTGCTGCTACATTGACGGATATGCTATGCGAATTACAATGAAGTGTCTAGTAGAGCTAAACAGACTGCAAGTTTTTCACATATGTGTTGGAGCATCAGAGCAAGGTGACACAAAGATAAGGTACTGAACCTGTATTCGAGGGGTGGCTGCTGCTCATATCCCCTAAATCATTTAACATGAATAGCAAGGTAGTGTCTTTCAAAGGGCACAGTCAAATTTCTTCCCATTTTATCCCTCCATCTCTGATGACCATGTTGTAGCCATTATGTTAAACCTTAATGTTGCTTTTCTTCCTTTTGAAGAATTGTTGTGATAAAACCACATACTGTCAGCACAAACTCTTGATCGCACAGTATCAGGCAGATATTGTTGTATATGCCACTTTTCATTGATTGTTTTTTGACATTTAGGCACCATATGTTTTAAAACTCTTCTTACAATGAAGATAAAACCCACCATTCCCATCCCGGCAGGGTGAGTTTTCAGTGTGCTTCAGATACTGCAGACAcccttattatttttattattagtaatattatactgctgctgctgctgctgctgctgctgctgctgctgctattagtGTTACTCTTACACATTTTTGCCTGCAAATGTTTAACTTGAATGTTACATGTTTATTTGATTTTGTCTTGtgcctgttttctttttttcttttacttcagaTTTTGTGTTCATAAGCTTGTTTTAGGTCTCCTTCTGTTTCTTTAAGCCAACTGGATATTTTGATTGAGGTTTTTACTGCATC
This genomic interval from Schistocerca cancellata isolate TAMUIC-IGC-003103 chromosome 3, iqSchCanc2.1, whole genome shotgun sequence contains the following:
- the LOC126176877 gene encoding uncharacterized protein LOC126176877 isoform X4 — protein: MVYVTCLLQIPELLRYLVRPPSIDFPFEITTNILDAILMSDKFDYKHLAAKEARYLIAFTAALLEINANFDMKNEVVAFVITHFTSNVCNEGTEFLQQLWQKRNNIRLSLENIENLAVNLPLCVERTIVNLCQETLILDEREFSVLQNQLEKIEVSSLIDLCSKSPSVFKLSACILHELLVLSRAHSRMLCIISQFVRAVLHRKKGSIIELFPPEYRMLAVMMSVDPDLHPKDNQDKNFNKTVTVSEIKKKMVEDKRAVAMLISYFPKWLYVLLELYSIRDGTSIADKICWLHLLDCM
- the LOC126176877 gene encoding uncharacterized protein LOC126176877 isoform X2, with protein sequence MVYVTCLLQIPRDGEEFPFCLLNSGNLNDYASALIHILSSKEIRNNDERKVATLELLRYLVRPPSIDFPFEITTNILDAILMSDKFDYKHLAAKEARYLIAFTAALLEINANFDMKNEVVAFVITHFTSNVCNEGTEFLQQLWQKRNNIRLSLENIENLAVNLPLCVERTIVNLCQETLILDEREFSVLQNQLEKIEVSSLIDLCSKSPSVFKLSACILHELLVLSRAHSRMLCIISQFVRAVLHRKKGSIIELFPPEYRMLAVMMSVDPDLHPKDNQDKNFNKTVTVSEIKKKMVEDKRAVAMLISYFPKWLYVLLELYSIRDGTSIADKICWLHLLDCM
- the LOC126176877 gene encoding uncharacterized protein LOC126176877 isoform X3: MAFDLYPKRDGEEFPFCLLNSGNLNDYASALIHILSSKEIRNNDERKVATLELLRYLVRPPSIDFPFEITTNILDAILMSDKFDYKHLAAKEARYLIAFTAALLEINANFDMKNEVVAFVITHFTSNVCNEGTEFLQQLWQKRNNIRLSLENIENLAVNLPLCVERTIVNLCQETLILDEREFSVLQNQLEKIEVSSLIDLCSKSPSVFKLSACILHELLVLSRAHSRMLCIISQFVRAVLHRKKGSIIELFPPEYRMLAVMMSVDPDLHPKDNQDKNFNKTVTVSEIKKKMVEDKRAVAMLISYFPKWLYVLLELYSIRDGTSIADKICWLHLLDCM
- the LOC126176877 gene encoding uncharacterized protein LOC126176877 isoform X1, which translates into the protein MVYVTCLLQIPLTMAFDLYPKRDGEEFPFCLLNSGNLNDYASALIHILSSKEIRNNDERKVATLELLRYLVRPPSIDFPFEITTNILDAILMSDKFDYKHLAAKEARYLIAFTAALLEINANFDMKNEVVAFVITHFTSNVCNEGTEFLQQLWQKRNNIRLSLENIENLAVNLPLCVERTIVNLCQETLILDEREFSVLQNQLEKIEVSSLIDLCSKSPSVFKLSACILHELLVLSRAHSRMLCIISQFVRAVLHRKKGSIIELFPPEYRMLAVMMSVDPDLHPKDNQDKNFNKTVTVSEIKKKMVEDKRAVAMLISYFPKWLYVLLELYSIRDGTSIADKICWLHLLDCM